One Rosa chinensis cultivar Old Blush chromosome 5, RchiOBHm-V2, whole genome shotgun sequence genomic region harbors:
- the LOC112165282 gene encoding fe-S cluster assembly factor HCF101, chloroplastic-like isoform X1 — protein sequence MFSKLKAETLITFIWQLSASGYSGVPEVVADPLGEVSRTFQELGICVVQQCAKIRQQVSTAVTYDKSIKAIRVRVPDSDDEFLLHPATVRRNDRSAQSVDERIGEQKLKYNDGPENIEPEEIRPMENYAMSITWPDGFSRLAVEAHKGYTQQQFDEVCIEVAD from the exons ATGTTTTCAAAGTTGAAG GCAGAAACCTTGATTACATTTATCTGGCAGCTATCTGCGTCTGGATATAGTGGAGTACCTGAAGTGGTAGCTGATCCTCTAGGTGAAGTTTCGAGGACATTTCAGGAGCTTGGAATATGTGTTGTGCAACAATGTGCTAAGATTCGCCAACAAG TCTCAACAGCAGTGACCTATGATAAATCTATCAAGGCAATAAGAGTGAGGGTACCAGATTCAGATGATGAATTTCTTCTCCATCCTGCAACTGTGAGACGGAATGACCGCTCTGCCCAAAGTGTG GATGAGCGGATAGGGGAGCAAAAATTGAAGTATAATGATGGTCCAGAAAATATTGAACCTGAAGAAATTCGGCCCATGGAAAATTATGCCATGTCAATAACATGGCCAGACGGATTTAGTCGG TTGGCGGTAGAGGCTCATAAAGGATATACCCAACAACAATTTGACGAGGTGTGCATTGAAGTGGCCGACTAA
- the LOC121049365 gene encoding uncharacterized protein LOC121049365: MNEDQKLPNGVQANSRFVSEIGSRTRSLAPLHVKTWKEVTLEVKDEIKKGLLHKFDVNFKEAGIAKFVEDKMNNTFRSWKGKLHKHFKKYADDIDFARAHPPTEKVFGDRDISDWEWLCDNLYTDQAYHVLKCTLICIVEVACIVYIIQMYFLLGPYA; the protein is encoded by the exons ATGAATGAGGATCAAAAGCTCCCAAATGGTGTCCAAGCTAATTCTAGGTTTGTTTCAGAAATTGGGTCTCGAACACGTTCCTTAGCCCCACTTCATGTCAAAACCTGGAAGGAGGTTACACTAGAAGTTAAAGACGAAATCAAAAAGGGGTTGTTG CATAAATTTGATGTCAATTTCAAAGAAGCTGGCATTGCAAAATTTGTTGAAGACAAGATGAATAACACATTCAGATCATGGAAGGGAAAATTGCACAAGCACTTCAAAAAATATGCTGATGACATTGATTTTGCAAGGGCTCACCCCCCTACTGAGAAAGTGTTTGGTGACAGGGACATAAGTGATTGGGAGTGGTTGTGTGATAATTTGTACACGGATCAAGCGTATCATGTATTAAAATGTACACTGATTTGTATTGTTGAAGTTGCTTGCATAGTGTATATTATTCAAATGTATTTTCTGTTAGGACCATATGCTTAA
- the LOC112165282 gene encoding fe-S cluster assembly factor HCF101, chloroplastic-like isoform X2 — MFSKLKAETLITFIWQLSASGYSGVPEVVADPLGEVSRTFQELGICVVQQCAKIRQQVSTAVTYDKSIKAIRVRVPDSDDEFLLHPATVRRNDRSAQSVDERIGEQKLKYNDGPENIEPEEIRPMENYAMSITWPDGFSREC, encoded by the exons ATGTTTTCAAAGTTGAAG GCAGAAACCTTGATTACATTTATCTGGCAGCTATCTGCGTCTGGATATAGTGGAGTACCTGAAGTGGTAGCTGATCCTCTAGGTGAAGTTTCGAGGACATTTCAGGAGCTTGGAATATGTGTTGTGCAACAATGTGCTAAGATTCGCCAACAAG TCTCAACAGCAGTGACCTATGATAAATCTATCAAGGCAATAAGAGTGAGGGTACCAGATTCAGATGATGAATTTCTTCTCCATCCTGCAACTGTGAGACGGAATGACCGCTCTGCCCAAAGTGTG GATGAGCGGATAGGGGAGCAAAAATTGAAGTATAATGATGGTCCAGAAAATATTGAACCTGAAGAAATTCGGCCCATGGAAAATTATGCCATGTCAATAACATGGCCAGACGGATTTAGTCGG GAATGCTGA